In Pseudomonas lalkuanensis, the following are encoded in one genomic region:
- the potE gene encoding putrescine-ornithine antiporter, with protein sequence MAASGKKMGLTGLTTLVAVNMMGSGIIMLPSSMAQLGAISLLSWVITAVGSMAIAYCFAQCGIFCARSGGMSAYTEEAHGKSAFFLCSYLYFLSLAIGNVAIAISAVGYLTPFIPWLGTGAVPLFVGAVVLIWLTTLANFGGPKITGHIGSITVWGVIIPVAGLSVIGWFWFDTNIFAAAWNPNGIAMSDAITQSIPLTLWAFLGMESAAQNSDAVENPKRNVPLACLLGTLGAAVIYVLSTSVIMGIVPNPELANSSAPFAFVYAKMFNPLVGDVIMALAVMACVGSLLGWQFTLAQTAKVTADQHMFPALFARVTLLGAPIAGLVANAMLQSAMAVSTISPNASEQFGKLVNLAAVTNIVPYITSLSALLVIMQKAGVTGYPHHRNVVVLIIAMAYSFYALYASGTEAVFGGMIVTAVGYLMFGYIADRFLEERAAQVRALGLEDKA encoded by the coding sequence ATGGCGGCTTCCGGCAAGAAAATGGGCCTGACCGGGCTAACGACCCTGGTGGCGGTGAACATGATGGGCTCGGGCATCATCATGCTGCCCTCCAGCATGGCGCAGCTAGGGGCGATCTCCCTGTTGTCCTGGGTGATCACCGCGGTGGGTTCCATGGCCATCGCGTACTGCTTCGCCCAGTGCGGGATTTTCTGCGCACGTTCCGGCGGGATGTCCGCCTACACGGAAGAAGCCCACGGCAAGTCGGCCTTCTTCCTCTGCTCCTATCTCTACTTTCTCTCCCTGGCCATCGGCAATGTGGCCATCGCCATTTCCGCCGTGGGCTATCTCACGCCCTTCATCCCCTGGCTGGGCACCGGCGCCGTGCCGCTGTTCGTTGGCGCCGTCGTGCTGATCTGGCTGACCACCCTGGCTAATTTCGGCGGGCCGAAGATCACCGGGCACATCGGTTCGATCACGGTCTGGGGCGTGATCATCCCGGTAGCCGGGCTGTCGGTGATCGGCTGGTTCTGGTTCGATACCAACATCTTCGCCGCCGCCTGGAACCCCAACGGAATCGCCATGAGCGACGCCATTACCCAGAGCATTCCGCTCACCCTCTGGGCGTTCCTCGGCATGGAGTCGGCGGCGCAGAACTCCGACGCCGTGGAGAACCCCAAGCGCAACGTGCCCCTGGCCTGCCTGCTGGGCACCCTGGGCGCGGCGGTGATCTACGTGCTGTCTACCTCGGTGATCATGGGCATCGTGCCCAACCCCGAGCTGGCCAACTCCAGCGCGCCCTTCGCCTTCGTCTACGCGAAGATGTTCAATCCGCTGGTGGGCGATGTGATCATGGCGCTGGCGGTGATGGCCTGCGTCGGCTCGCTGCTGGGCTGGCAGTTCACCCTGGCGCAGACCGCCAAGGTCACCGCCGACCAGCATATGTTCCCGGCGCTGTTCGCCAGGGTCACCCTGCTGGGTGCGCCCATCGCCGGGCTGGTGGCCAATGCCATGCTGCAGAGTGCGATGGCGGTGTCGACCATTTCGCCCAATGCCTCGGAACAGTTCGGCAAGCTGGTGAACCTGGCGGCGGTGACCAACATCGTCCCCTACATCACTTCGCTGTCGGCGCTGCTGGTGATCATGCAGAAAGCCGGGGTGACGGGTTACCCGCACCACCGCAACGTCGTAGTGCTGATCATCGCCATGGCCTACAGCTTCTATGCGCTCTACGCCTCAGGGACCGAGGCGGTGTTCGGCGGCATGATCGTCACCGCGGTGGGTTACCTGATGTTCGGCTATATCGCCGACCGCTTCCTCGAAGAACGCGCCGCGCAGGTCCGCGCCCTCGGCCTGGAGGACAAAGCATGA
- a CDS encoding FadR/GntR family transcriptional regulator — MSAPALKRSLVDIALEQIRQRIDNGTWPLGQRLPPEPELAEIIGISRNTVREAVRVLTFSGVLDVRQGDGTYVRACADPLAAMQALARSSVEQALEARGMIEIEASRLAASRRTEDDLVDLRVALAASAARSGHEDLEDYIVHDLAFHQRVVDSAHNPVLSQLYRYFSQVIRVGLERTISDPERPQPSFDLHRDLLDAIERQDADAAAAANRALLI, encoded by the coding sequence ATGTCCGCACCCGCCCTCAAGCGCTCCCTGGTGGATATTGCCCTGGAGCAGATTCGCCAGCGCATCGACAACGGCACCTGGCCTCTGGGCCAGCGCCTACCGCCGGAACCCGAACTGGCCGAGATCATCGGAATCAGCCGCAACACCGTGCGCGAGGCGGTGCGGGTGCTGACTTTCTCCGGCGTGCTGGACGTGCGCCAGGGCGACGGCACTTATGTGCGCGCCTGTGCCGACCCACTGGCCGCCATGCAGGCGCTGGCGCGCAGTTCGGTGGAGCAGGCGCTGGAAGCACGGGGGATGATCGAGATCGAGGCCTCGCGTCTGGCGGCCTCGCGTCGTACCGAGGATGACCTCGTGGACCTGCGCGTGGCCCTGGCCGCGTCCGCCGCGCGTTCCGGCCATGAGGACCTGGAGGACTACATCGTCCACGACCTGGCCTTCCACCAGCGGGTGGTGGACAGCGCCCATAACCCGGTGTTGAGCCAGCTGTACCGCTACTTCTCCCAGGTGATTCGCGTTGGCCTGGAACGCACCATCTCCGACCCCGAACGGCCGCAGCCGAGTTTCGATCTGCACCGTGACCTTCTCGATGCCATCGAACGACAAGACGCGGACGCCGCCGCAGCGGCCAACCGTGCGTTGCTGATCTGA
- the dmeF gene encoding CDF family Co(II)/Ni(II) efflux transporter DmeF, which yields MTTRNPEHWVHSHQFHQSNLSAERKTRLVMWITAVMMLAEIAGGWFFNSMALLADGWHMSSHALALGLSLFAYAAARNLAHDRRFAFGTWKVEILGGYSSAILLLGVAGLMVFQSVERLLSPGPIHYDEAIAIAVLGLLVNLLCAWLLRDDHDHHHHDHGHGHAHHHHAHHHQDLNLRSAYLHVVADAATSVLAIVALLAGKFWGAAWLDPVMGLVGAVLVARWAKGLLRDSARVLLDAEMDAPVVEEVRQVIAALPAAPTITDLHVWRVGKDRYACVLTLATTGAVDADCVRQALAIHEELAHVTVEINRLGASLPV from the coding sequence ATGACCACGCGCAACCCGGAACACTGGGTGCACTCCCACCAATTCCACCAGAGCAACCTGTCGGCTGAGCGCAAGACGCGCCTGGTGATGTGGATTACCGCGGTGATGATGCTGGCCGAGATCGCCGGTGGCTGGTTCTTCAACTCCATGGCGCTGCTGGCCGATGGCTGGCACATGAGCTCCCACGCGCTGGCGCTTGGCCTTTCGCTGTTCGCCTATGCCGCCGCGCGCAACCTGGCCCACGATCGTCGCTTCGCCTTCGGGACCTGGAAGGTGGAGATACTGGGCGGCTATTCCAGCGCCATCCTGCTGCTGGGGGTGGCGGGGCTGATGGTGTTCCAGTCGGTGGAGCGCCTGCTGTCGCCGGGGCCGATCCACTACGACGAAGCCATCGCCATCGCGGTTCTGGGGTTGCTGGTGAACCTGCTCTGTGCCTGGCTGCTGCGCGATGACCACGACCACCATCACCACGATCATGGTCACGGCCATGCTCATCACCATCACGCCCACCATCACCAAGACCTCAACCTGCGTTCGGCCTATTTGCACGTGGTCGCCGATGCCGCGACCTCGGTGCTCGCCATCGTTGCCCTGCTGGCAGGCAAATTCTGGGGTGCGGCCTGGCTCGACCCGGTTATGGGCCTGGTGGGCGCCGTGCTGGTGGCACGTTGGGCCAAGGGGCTTCTGCGCGACAGCGCCCGGGTGCTGCTGGACGCGGAGATGGACGCGCCGGTGGTGGAAGAGGTCCGCCAGGTGATTGCTGCGTTGCCGGCGGCACCCACCATTACCGATCTGCATGTGTGGCGGGTCGGCAAGGACCGCTATGCCTGCGTCCTCACCCTGGCCACGACAGGGGCGGTGGATGCCGACTGCGTGCGGCAGGCGCTCGCCATCCATGAGGAGCTGGCGCACGTGACGGTGGAAATCAATCGGCTGGGCGCTTCGCTGCCAGTCTGA
- a CDS encoding LysR family transcriptional regulator: METLSSIESFVRAAEAGSFAEAARRLGLTPAAVGKNVARLESSLGVRLFLRSTRRLTLTEAGERFLTEVSGGLATIQGAVANLATSQGQPAGTLKVSMGVAFGRDYILPHLSDFLARYPAIVPDWHFDNRPVDLIGEGFDAAIGGGFELPPGVIARQLAPGHRVLLASKDYLARHPAIESPDDLARHDGILIRSPQTGRVRNWPLRSRDDRQATFELKLRMAMSDPEAACHAAMQGLGVTLVSTVHALPHLQRGALQRVLPDWYVETGSLSLYFSAQKLLPAKTRVFIDFIVERFREQKLAEKFSANWRP, encoded by the coding sequence ATGGAAACCCTCAGCAGCATCGAGTCCTTCGTACGCGCCGCCGAGGCTGGCAGCTTCGCCGAAGCCGCGCGGCGCCTGGGCCTGACGCCCGCAGCGGTGGGCAAGAACGTGGCCAGGCTGGAGTCCAGCCTGGGTGTCCGCCTGTTCCTGCGCAGCACCCGGCGCCTGACCCTGACCGAAGCGGGAGAGCGCTTCCTGACGGAGGTGAGTGGTGGCCTGGCGACCATCCAGGGCGCCGTGGCCAATCTGGCCACCAGCCAGGGCCAGCCGGCGGGCACCCTCAAGGTGAGCATGGGCGTTGCCTTCGGCCGCGACTACATCCTGCCGCACCTTTCCGACTTCCTCGCCCGTTACCCGGCGATAGTCCCCGACTGGCACTTCGACAATCGCCCGGTGGACCTGATCGGCGAAGGTTTCGACGCGGCCATCGGCGGCGGTTTCGAGCTGCCGCCCGGGGTGATCGCCCGGCAACTGGCGCCGGGCCACCGAGTGCTGCTGGCGTCGAAGGACTACCTGGCCCGGCACCCGGCCATCGAATCACCGGACGACCTGGCGCGGCACGATGGCATCCTCATCCGCTCCCCCCAGACCGGCCGCGTGCGCAACTGGCCGCTGCGTTCCCGCGACGACCGCCAGGCCACCTTCGAACTTAAGCTGCGCATGGCCATGAGCGACCCGGAAGCGGCCTGCCATGCGGCGATGCAGGGGCTGGGCGTGACCCTGGTCAGCACCGTGCACGCCCTGCCCCACCTGCAACGCGGAGCGCTGCAGCGGGTGCTGCCGGACTGGTACGTGGAGACCGGCAGCCTGTCCCTCTACTTCAGCGCGCAGAAGCTGCTGCCGGCCAAGACCCGCGTATTCATCGACTTCATCGTCGAACGCTTCCGCGAGCAGAAGCTGGCGGAGAAATTCAGCGCCAACTGGCGGCCCTGA
- a CDS encoding aldo/keto reductase — MRTGITRAEFLRLSAGTALLAMSPFGLGADMGQQPVRRRAIPSSGEQLPVIGVGTYRGFDISRDAGAAWEDCRKVLDALFAAGGSVIDSSPMYGQAEEVVGGLLNELKAQDRAFVATKVWTQGRQSGVEQMRHSMRLLRRQRVDLMQVHNLVDWQEHLRTLRQWKEEGRIRYLGVTHYTSSAYDELERVLRAEKLDFLQIDYALNDRDAEERILPLAQERGVAVLINRPFGGGNLLRNLLQQPLPEWASEYGCTSWPQLLLKFCLSHPAVTCVIPGTGNPRHMLDNLQAGRGKEPDQALRKMLIRLL, encoded by the coding sequence ATGAGAACCGGCATCACCCGCGCCGAATTCCTTCGCCTGAGTGCTGGCACCGCGCTCCTGGCCATGAGCCCCTTCGGCCTCGGCGCCGACATGGGCCAGCAGCCCGTGCGCCGCCGCGCCATTCCCTCCAGCGGCGAGCAGCTGCCAGTGATCGGTGTCGGCACCTACCGCGGATTCGATATCTCCCGCGACGCCGGCGCGGCCTGGGAGGATTGTCGCAAGGTGCTGGACGCACTCTTCGCCGCCGGTGGTTCGGTGATCGACAGCTCGCCCATGTATGGCCAGGCAGAAGAAGTGGTGGGTGGCCTGCTGAACGAGCTCAAGGCCCAGGACCGGGCCTTCGTTGCCACCAAGGTCTGGACCCAGGGTCGCCAGAGCGGCGTCGAGCAGATGCGGCATTCCATGCGCCTGCTGCGGCGCCAGCGCGTCGACCTGATGCAGGTGCACAACCTGGTGGACTGGCAGGAACACCTCAGGACCCTGCGGCAGTGGAAGGAGGAAGGCCGCATCCGCTACCTGGGCGTCACCCATTACACCTCCAGTGCCTATGACGAACTGGAGCGGGTGCTGCGCGCCGAGAAGCTGGACTTCCTGCAGATCGACTACGCCCTCAACGACCGCGATGCCGAAGAACGCATCCTGCCCCTGGCACAGGAGCGCGGCGTGGCGGTGCTGATCAACCGACCTTTCGGCGGTGGCAACCTGCTGCGCAACCTGCTGCAGCAACCGCTGCCGGAGTGGGCCAGCGAGTACGGTTGCACAAGCTGGCCGCAACTCCTGCTGAAGTTCTGCCTGAGCCATCCGGCGGTGACCTGCGTGATCCCCGGAACGGGAAACCCCCGCCACATGCTGGACAACCTCCAGGCGGGACGGGGGAAAGAGCCAGATCAAGCGCTACGCAAGATGTTGATCCGTCTCTTGTAG
- a CDS encoding CynX/NimT family MFS transporter translates to MNAPIPMDDPKPACTAEELLIDAEADDEPQPHVLRGSSWLLLAGLVMVALNLRPALSSLAPMLNMVREATGLSATGAGLLTTLPVLCLGLFAPLAPILARRLGSERTVLLILLTLAGGIVLRSLFPVAGLFFGSLVAGASIGIIGVLLPGIVKRDFPHVAGLMTGVYTMALCLGAALAAGATVPMAELMDHAWQPALAFWALPAILAALIWLPQTRQAQHAHRQAYKVTGLWRDPLAWQVTLYMGLQSSLAYIVFGWLPSILIDRGLSAVEAGLVLSGSVMVQLISALGAPWLATRGRDQRAAVVLVMGLTLAGLLGMLYAPLSGIWGWAGVLGLGQGGTFSIALALIVLRSRDAQVAANLSGMAQGVGYTLAAMGPLMVGVVHDLTEGWSAVGIIFVVIGLAATAFGLGAGRNLHVAAKSEHL, encoded by the coding sequence ATGAACGCCCCGATCCCGATGGATGACCCCAAGCCGGCCTGCACGGCGGAAGAGCTGCTGATCGACGCCGAAGCCGACGACGAACCCCAACCCCATGTGCTGCGTGGCAGTTCCTGGCTGCTGCTGGCGGGGCTGGTGATGGTGGCGCTGAACCTGCGCCCGGCGCTGTCCAGCCTGGCGCCGATGCTGAACATGGTGCGCGAGGCCACGGGCCTGTCGGCTACCGGCGCCGGCCTGCTGACCACCTTGCCGGTGCTTTGCCTCGGCCTGTTCGCGCCGCTGGCGCCCATCCTGGCGCGGCGCCTGGGCAGCGAGCGCACGGTGCTGCTGATTCTCCTCACCCTGGCCGGCGGCATCGTGCTGCGCAGCCTGTTCCCGGTAGCGGGGCTGTTCTTCGGCAGCCTGGTGGCGGGGGCGAGCATCGGCATCATCGGCGTGCTGCTGCCCGGCATCGTCAAACGCGACTTTCCCCATGTCGCCGGCTTGATGACCGGGGTCTACACCATGGCCCTGTGCCTGGGCGCGGCGCTGGCCGCCGGCGCCACGGTGCCGATGGCCGAATTGATGGACCATGCCTGGCAGCCGGCGTTGGCCTTCTGGGCATTGCCGGCCATCCTCGCCGCGCTGATCTGGCTGCCCCAGACCCGCCAGGCCCAGCACGCCCACCGCCAGGCCTACAAGGTGACCGGCCTGTGGCGCGATCCGCTGGCCTGGCAGGTGACCCTCTACATGGGTCTGCAATCGTCCCTGGCCTACATCGTGTTCGGCTGGCTGCCGTCGATCCTGATCGACCGTGGCCTCTCCGCGGTGGAAGCGGGGCTGGTGCTGTCCGGGTCGGTAATGGTTCAGCTGATCAGCGCCCTCGGCGCGCCCTGGCTGGCCACCCGTGGCCGCGACCAGCGCGCCGCCGTGGTGCTGGTGATGGGCCTGACCCTGGCTGGCCTGCTGGGCATGCTCTATGCGCCGCTGTCCGGTATCTGGGGCTGGGCCGGGGTGCTCGGCCTGGGGCAGGGCGGCACCTTCAGCATCGCCCTGGCCCTGATCGTGCTGCGCTCGCGGGATGCCCAGGTGGCCGCCAACCTTTCCGGCATGGCCCAGGGCGTGGGTTACACCCTGGCCGCCATGGGCCCGCTGATGGTGGGCGTGGTGCATGACCTGACCGAGGGCTGGAGCGCGGTGGGGATCATCTTCGTGGTGATCGGCCTGGCCGCCACGGCGTTTGGCCTCGGTGCCGGGCGCAACCTGCATGTGGCGGCCAAGAGCGAACACCTCTGA
- a CDS encoding 3-oxoacyl-ACP reductase family protein, whose translation MSTSKTLEGKVAFIQGGSRGIGAAVALRLARDGASVALTYVASAAGALDVVQTIEAAGGRAIAIQADSRDEQAIRAAIHHTVDTFGRLDILVNNAGVLAVAPIEEFSIEDLDRTLDVNVRSVVIASQEAARVMGEGGRIITIGSTNAERMPFAGGSVYALSKAAVAGFTKGLARDLGPRGITVNNVQPGPVDTDMNPDHGDFADSLKQLMALPRYGKAEEIASFVAYLAGPESGYITGANLMIDGGFSA comes from the coding sequence ATGAGCACCAGCAAAACCCTCGAAGGCAAAGTCGCATTCATCCAGGGCGGTTCCCGTGGCATCGGTGCCGCCGTCGCCCTGCGCCTGGCCCGTGACGGCGCCTCCGTCGCCCTGACCTACGTCGCTTCCGCCGCCGGCGCGCTGGACGTGGTGCAGACCATCGAAGCCGCGGGCGGTCGCGCCATCGCCATCCAGGCCGACAGCCGCGACGAGCAGGCCATCCGTGCCGCCATCCACCACACCGTGGATACCTTCGGCCGTCTCGACATCCTGGTGAACAACGCCGGCGTACTGGCCGTGGCGCCCATCGAAGAATTCAGCATCGAGGACCTCGATCGCACGCTGGACGTGAACGTGCGCAGCGTGGTGATCGCCAGCCAGGAAGCCGCCCGCGTGATGGGCGAGGGCGGTCGCATCATCACCATCGGCAGTACCAATGCCGAACGCATGCCCTTCGCCGGTGGTTCGGTCTATGCCTTGAGCAAGGCGGCGGTGGCCGGTTTCACCAAGGGCCTGGCCCGCGACCTCGGCCCGCGCGGTATCACGGTCAACAACGTGCAGCCCGGCCCGGTGGATACCGACATGAACCCGGATCACGGCGATTTCGCCGACTCCCTCAAGCAGCTCATGGCCCTGCCGCGCTATGGCAAGGCGGAGGAAATCGCCAGCTTCGTGGCCTACCTGGCCGGCCCGGAGTCGGGTTACATCACCGGGGCGAACCTGATGATCGATGGCGGGTTCTCGGCCTGA
- a CDS encoding NTP/NDP exchange transporter produces MSLLHRAIHARPGELAPALAAFALLLCLFGGYFMLRPVRESMGIAGGVENLQWLFSATFIAMLLAVPAYGWLNARVPRRIFLDCVYLFFVGNLLGFAWLLWRTPDPLWAARAFYVWLSVYNLFVVSLAWSLLADVFDRRQAKRLFPSIAAGASLGGLIGPLAGGLLVSDLGTVGLLILAAILLLPTLALRRVLMDWRGSGGAGRPGAESEPPERPVPGNPFAGISQVLGSRYLLGICAFVLLLSCTSTFLYFEQARLVAALFPDSHQQVRVFALIDFTVQALSLACQLFIAGRVAQRFGVGALLAVVPLLVALGFLGLALLPQFAVLASVMVLRRVGEYAFVRPGREMLFVPLGAQEKYRAKNFIDTVVYRGGDALSAWLNALLTGIGLASFAVALVGAGVALAWSALGWRLGRRHEHTGSSSPAQETEP; encoded by the coding sequence ATGTCCCTCCTGCACCGCGCCATCCATGCCAGGCCCGGTGAACTGGCTCCGGCCCTGGCCGCCTTCGCCCTGCTGCTGTGCCTGTTCGGCGGCTACTTCATGCTGCGCCCGGTGCGCGAGTCCATGGGCATCGCCGGGGGTGTGGAGAACCTGCAGTGGCTGTTCAGCGCCACCTTCATCGCCATGCTGCTGGCCGTGCCGGCCTACGGCTGGCTGAACGCGCGGGTGCCACGGCGAATCTTCCTCGACTGCGTCTACCTGTTCTTCGTCGGCAACCTGCTGGGCTTCGCCTGGCTGCTCTGGCGCACACCTGACCCACTGTGGGCGGCGCGGGCCTTCTACGTCTGGCTGTCGGTCTACAACCTGTTCGTGGTGTCCCTGGCCTGGAGCCTGCTGGCCGACGTGTTCGACCGTCGCCAGGCCAAACGGTTGTTCCCTTCCATCGCCGCTGGCGCCAGCCTCGGCGGGCTGATCGGCCCGCTCGCGGGCGGCCTGCTGGTGAGCGATCTGGGAACCGTCGGACTGCTGATACTGGCCGCCATACTGCTGCTGCCCACCCTGGCCCTGCGCCGCGTGCTGATGGACTGGCGAGGAAGCGGCGGTGCCGGGCGGCCCGGCGCGGAAAGCGAGCCACCGGAACGACCAGTGCCCGGCAACCCCTTTGCCGGCATCAGCCAGGTGCTGGGCTCGCGCTACCTGCTGGGCATCTGTGCCTTCGTCCTGCTGCTGTCCTGCACCAGCACCTTTCTCTACTTCGAACAGGCGCGGCTGGTGGCGGCGCTGTTTCCGGACAGTCACCAGCAAGTGCGCGTCTTCGCCCTGATCGACTTCACCGTGCAGGCCCTGTCCCTCGCCTGCCAGTTGTTCATCGCGGGGCGCGTGGCGCAGCGCTTCGGCGTTGGCGCGCTGCTGGCGGTGGTGCCGCTGCTGGTGGCCCTGGGCTTTCTCGGCCTGGCGCTACTGCCGCAATTCGCCGTGCTGGCATCGGTGATGGTGCTGCGCCGGGTCGGCGAATACGCCTTCGTGCGGCCGGGTCGGGAAATGCTCTTCGTCCCCCTCGGCGCCCAGGAGAAGTACCGGGCGAAGAACTTCATCGATACCGTGGTCTATCGCGGTGGCGACGCCCTGAGCGCCTGGCTCAATGCACTGCTCACCGGCATTGGCCTGGCCTCCTTCGCAGTGGCGCTGGTGGGCGCGGGCGTGGCCCTGGCCTGGTCCGCACTGGGCTGGCGCCTCGGCCGCCGACACGAGCACACTGGGTCCTCGTCACCCGCACAGGAGACCGAGCCATGA
- a CDS encoding amino acid ABC transporter substrate-binding protein yields the protein MSPKALASLPLLLTLLLPSLAPAQTLDRIRASGTFTLGYLPDQPPFSSAEGEGASGYTIDLCQKVADQIRGQPGLASVKVRFVPLAPDKALDVVHDGGVDLLCSPMVETLKRRQNVSFSLPVYTAGIGVVVRKEAPISLVKVLNGEVEQTGPTWRATLNRGLAAHSFAVQGGTLVETWAREKLRLLKVLVTLETVTSPAEGVDQVASGKVDAFFADQMILRSLVARDAANAGLVVLERRFEFEPVALAMARDDEDFRLVVDTALSQVYRSGAIVPLYSQYFGAPGELDQTLFKVYSRP from the coding sequence ATGAGCCCGAAAGCGCTGGCCTCGCTGCCCCTGCTGCTGACCCTGCTGCTGCCGTCACTGGCCCCGGCCCAGACCCTGGACCGCATCCGCGCCAGCGGCACCTTCACCCTCGGCTACCTGCCGGACCAGCCGCCCTTCTCGTCCGCCGAGGGTGAAGGGGCATCCGGCTACACCATCGACCTCTGCCAGAAAGTCGCCGACCAGATCCGCGGCCAGCCGGGACTGGCCTCGGTCAAGGTGCGCTTCGTGCCCCTGGCGCCAGACAAGGCGCTGGACGTGGTGCATGACGGCGGCGTCGACCTGCTTTGCAGCCCCATGGTGGAAACCCTGAAACGCCGCCAGAACGTGTCCTTCTCCCTGCCTGTGTACACCGCCGGGATCGGCGTCGTGGTGCGCAAGGAAGCCCCCATTTCCCTGGTGAAGGTGCTCAACGGCGAGGTGGAGCAGACCGGCCCTACCTGGCGCGCCACCCTGAATCGCGGCCTGGCCGCCCACAGCTTCGCGGTGCAGGGCGGCACACTGGTGGAGACCTGGGCACGGGAGAAACTGCGCCTGCTGAAGGTGCTGGTGACCCTGGAAACCGTGACCAGCCCGGCCGAAGGCGTGGATCAGGTGGCCAGCGGCAAGGTGGATGCCTTCTTCGCCGACCAGATGATCCTGCGCAGCCTGGTGGCGCGGGATGCCGCCAACGCCGGCCTCGTCGTCCTGGAGCGACGTTTCGAGTTCGAGCCGGTGGCCCTGGCCATGGCCCGTGACGACGAGGACTTCCGCCTGGTGGTGGATACCGCGCTGAGCCAGGTCTATCGATCCGGCGCCATCGTGCCGCTCTACAGCCAGTACTTCGGCGCCCCCGGCGAACTGGACCAGACCCTGTTCAAGGTGTATTCGCGTCCCTGA
- a CDS encoding class I SAM-dependent methyltransferase, translating into MPLQPEDLASITATTLDDYNRNAEGFREGTRDHDVSQNIEALLRHIRGEAPFTILDFGCGPGRDLRTFTRLGHQAIGLDGAESFVVMARADSACEVWHQDFLNLDLPAARFDGIFANASLFHVPRQELPRVLRQLCGTLKPGGVLFSSNPRGENDEGWNGSRYGSWHDYQSWKALLEEAGFDALEHYYRPAGLPREQQPWLASVWRKRAS; encoded by the coding sequence ATGCCCCTGCAGCCTGAAGACCTCGCCAGCATCACGGCCACCACCCTCGACGACTACAATCGCAATGCCGAAGGATTCCGCGAAGGCACCCGCGACCACGATGTGAGCCAGAACATCGAGGCGCTGTTGCGGCATATCCGGGGTGAAGCGCCTTTCACCATCCTCGACTTCGGCTGCGGCCCTGGCCGCGACCTGCGCACCTTCACCCGGCTCGGCCACCAGGCCATCGGCCTGGACGGTGCGGAAAGCTTCGTCGTCATGGCTCGTGCCGATTCCGCTTGCGAGGTCTGGCACCAGGATTTCCTCAACCTCGACCTGCCCGCCGCGCGCTTCGACGGCATCTTCGCCAACGCCAGCCTGTTCCACGTCCCGCGCCAGGAACTGCCCCGCGTCCTGCGCCAGCTCTGTGGCACCCTGAAGCCCGGCGGCGTGCTCTTCAGCTCCAATCCCCGTGGCGAGAACGACGAAGGCTGGAATGGCAGCCGCTACGGTTCCTGGCACGACTACCAGAGCTGGAAGGCACTGCTGGAAGAGGCGGGCTTCGACGCCCTGGAACACTACTACCGCCCAGCTGGCCTGCCACGGGAGCAGCAGCCCTGGCTGGCGAGCGTGTGGCGCAAGCGCGCCTCGTAA